From Chryseobacterium joostei, the proteins below share one genomic window:
- the yiaA gene encoding inner membrane protein YiaA — MKKQRVSNAFVAASWIALGAGMIGFIVGLVRAEMLLNEKGYYFTILLYGLFAVVSLQKAVRDKLENIQVTDIYYGICWFATLSSIVLLAIGLWNATILPSEKGFYAFAFLLALFGAIAVQKNTRDNMLQE; from the coding sequence ATGAAAAAACAAAGAGTATCGAATGCGTTTGTCGCAGCATCTTGGATAGCATTGGGAGCCGGAATGATTGGTTTTATTGTAGGTCTTGTAAGAGCTGAAATGCTGCTGAACGAGAAAGGCTACTATTTCACCATTCTATTATATGGTTTATTTGCAGTAGTATCCTTACAAAAAGCGGTGCGTGATAAATTAGAAAACATTCAGGTAACTGATATTTACTATGGGATCTGCTGGTTCGCTACATTATCATCAATTGTATTACTGGCTATCGGACTTTGGAATGCTACCATACTTCCGAGTGAAAAAGGATTCTATGCCTTCGCATTTCTCCTCGCTCTTTTTGGTGCCATCGCCGTTCAGAAAAATACCCGAGACAATATGCTTCAAGAATAA
- the purE gene encoding 5-(carboxyamino)imidazole ribonucleotide mutase has protein sequence MVGIIMGSQSDLPIMEQAANFLKSLDIPYELTVVSAHRTPERMFDYAKTAHERGLKVIVAGAGGAAHLPGMVASCTTLPVIGVPILSSNSIDGWDSVLSILQMPGGIPVATVALNGALNAGILAAKIIGSGNEEVAGKLQKYQDSLKDKVLGTVDDIKNHHPNYFDK, from the coding sequence ATGGTAGGAATTATTATGGGCAGTCAGAGTGATCTGCCAATCATGGAACAGGCTGCAAATTTCCTGAAAAGTCTGGATATTCCATATGAATTGACAGTAGTTTCAGCACACAGAACACCTGAAAGAATGTTCGATTATGCAAAGACAGCCCATGAAAGAGGCTTAAAGGTAATTGTTGCCGGTGCAGGAGGAGCAGCACATCTTCCGGGAATGGTGGCAAGCTGTACAACACTTCCGGTAATCGGGGTTCCCATTTTATCAAGCAATTCTATTGATGGTTGGGATTCTGTACTATCAATTCTTCAGATGCCGGGAGGAATACCTGTGGCAACAGTGGCTTTGAATGGAGCATTGAATGCTGGTATTTTAGCTGCTAAAATTATAGGAAGCGGTAATGAGGAAGTGGCCGGAAAACTTCAAAAGTATCAGGATTCTTTAAAGGATAAAGTACTGGGAACGGTGGATGATATTAAAAATCACCATCCCAACTACTTCGACAAATAG
- a CDS encoding DMT family transporter — translation MKDYKLIFAVFTVAIVWGTTFLAIRIAVETIPAWFVAGIRQLFASIIMLVILLSRKEFKWIGWKNLKYQIIFSSLMLIIANGMVTVAEESVTSSLASLISACAPILVFLGSLAFGLQKFSLRALAGVLICFSGVLFVFWDGLKDLANPDYRTGMLFLFCAISGWASGTIFTKKLNIQSGNITLNLFYQFLFAGVVQVIFAFLFSENYNFGNWTLKSISAMLYLSIFGSVAAFFAFHYALTKISPVQVSILAYINTIIAIFLGWLIMDEPISVKFILAAALIICGVFIINYKPEMFKKQKAVQ, via the coding sequence TTGAAAGATTATAAACTTATTTTTGCCGTTTTTACTGTTGCCATTGTATGGGGAACTACATTTTTAGCCATCCGTATTGCCGTAGAAACTATCCCTGCATGGTTTGTTGCCGGAATCCGCCAACTTTTTGCTTCCATCATCATGCTTGTCATTCTTCTTTCAAGAAAAGAATTTAAATGGATTGGCTGGAAAAATCTAAAATATCAGATCATTTTTTCTTCCCTAATGCTCATCATAGCCAACGGAATGGTTACGGTAGCAGAAGAAAGTGTAACCAGCAGTCTGGCTTCACTCATCAGTGCCTGTGCCCCTATTTTAGTTTTTCTGGGGAGTCTTGCCTTTGGTTTACAAAAATTCAGTCTCCGCGCCTTGGCTGGAGTCCTGATATGCTTTAGTGGTGTGCTTTTTGTGTTCTGGGACGGACTTAAAGATCTGGCTAATCCGGATTACAGAACCGGAATGCTTTTTCTTTTTTGCGCTATTTCAGGTTGGGCTTCCGGAACAATCTTTACTAAAAAATTAAATATTCAAAGCGGTAATATTACTCTTAATTTATTTTATCAGTTTTTGTTTGCAGGAGTTGTTCAGGTTATTTTTGCGTTTCTGTTTTCAGAGAATTATAATTTTGGAAACTGGACATTGAAAAGCATCTCTGCAATGCTGTATCTTTCTATATTCGGATCTGTGGCAGCCTTTTTTGCATTTCATTATGCCTTAACGAAGATCTCACCGGTACAGGTTTCTATTTTAGCCTATATCAATACCATTATTGCCATATTTTTGGGTTGGTTGATTATGGATGAACCTATCTCAGTCAAGTTTATTTTGGCAGCAGCCTTGATTATTTGTGGAGTATTTATCATCAATTACAAACCTGAAATGTTTAAAAAGCAGAAAGCAGTACA